One region of Dysidea avara chromosome 1, odDysAvar1.4, whole genome shotgun sequence genomic DNA includes:
- the LOC136247766 gene encoding uncharacterized protein produces the protein MVRGLGHLPYEQRLKYIDFYTLFRRRQRGHLIEVFKILNGYYEIDPTKFFTLTDVSNTRGHHMKLFKSHTRSNFFTQRIINSWNSWPQEVVSAHTIASFKSELDDYWSSSGYGYEQRLTA, from the coding sequence ATGGTTAGGGGCCTTGGACACTTACCATATGAACAGAGGTTAAAGTATATAGACTTTTACACTTTATTTCGTCGACGCCAGCGTGGTCACCTCATTGAGGTCTTCAAGATACTGAATGGGTATTATGAGATAGACCCTACAAAGTTCTTTACTTTAACTGATGTCAGCAACACTAGAGGTCATCACATGAAGCTTTTTAAATCTCACACTCGATCTAACTTTTTTACCCAACGTATCATTAACAGCTGGAATAGTTGGCCTCAGGAAGTAGTCTCAGCTCATACTATCGCTTCCTTCAAGTCGGAGTTAGATGACTATTGGTCTAGTTCaggatatggatatgaacaaaggcttacagcctaa